From Candidatus Pedobacter colombiensis, one genomic window encodes:
- a CDS encoding malectin domain-containing carbohydrate-binding protein, which translates to MEIWRNYKRKLIVFLVGILLTSTGFTQTGLRKNTTLNSNWQSIANDININAYNGFEQSNFNDKSWKRVNVPHNWDQYEGYRRLLHGNRHGYAWYRKTFTTTAQKTGKRFFLYFEGVGSYASIWLNGKKVGYHAGGRTTFTLDVTNVIKLNNQSNLLAVRADHPVNIQDLPWVDGGCSTERGFSEGSQPMGIFRPVHLVVTSDVRIEPFGVHIWNDNKVSEKSAMLKMETEIKNYGTTPRTIEVINQLFDKDGKKISESKNVNKLLAGRSLTVVQQTADLKGVKLWSLENPYLYTLKTSIIEGNKVIDELSTPYGIRWISWPIGDHPADDKRFLLNGKPVFINGVAEYEHLIGNSHAFSAEQIRSRVMQIKAAGFNAFRDAHQPHNLLYQEYWDKLGILSWTQMAAHIWYDTPEFRANFKLLLTDWVKERRNSPSVVLWGLENESTLPEDFAKECTELIRKLDPTASAQRKVTTCNGGKGTDWDVPQNWTGTYGGDPLTYADDIQRQVLIGEYGAWRTLDLHTEGPFMQKGTYSENNMTQLMETKVRLAESVKDKTAGHYFWLFNSHDNPGRVQGGEGLRELDRVGPINYKGMFTPWEEPLDVFYMFRANYAPKQTEPMVYIVSHTWPKRWLKPGKKDSITVYSNCDEVELFNDVNEASLGKRKRGGIGTHFQWDGVIVQYNVLYAVGYVNGKAVAKDYIVLNNLPVAPHFNEFNKDAKNITVPAKDYTYLYRINCGGPEYKDQNGQLWSADRQLINGGFGSRSWTTSFPGMPAFFASQRRTFDPIKGTIDWKLFQTFRYGRDQLTYHFPVPDGEYLIELYFIEPWLGTGGGMNAKGMRLFDVAVNGQTLLKDVDIWAEVGHDAVLKKTVKAWVKGGQLIVSFPQVKSGQAVISAIAIASTTKNITPVRESNSIIELAGGSGFRSSTWMDLGDQQYADDPVYFTSLPSALYGAEWIQTSNKTNAALQFKVTADADVYVAVDTLVINRPAWLANFEDTKTTLHNSREQTFNIYKKRYLKDETLKLDGKYTIAVLPLSNMQPAYDLKTVTTYKATDANLIGNGLIKEELMDKVRVTFKKPSGDVLEWHITVGVADTYSLTLKYHNPFERSLKGKMEVLTMDGAVLKAAEHIEFTPTKKGKWNYFNTNTGTMINAGTYKVRLIAEDAAGLSMDGLDVQ; encoded by the coding sequence ATGGAGATTTGGAGAAATTATAAAAGAAAGCTTATTGTCTTTTTGGTAGGCATTCTTTTAACTAGTACAGGTTTTACACAAACAGGATTACGTAAAAATACTACACTAAATAGCAACTGGCAAAGCATTGCCAATGATATAAATATCAATGCCTATAATGGTTTTGAACAAAGCAACTTTAATGATAAAAGCTGGAAAAGGGTAAATGTTCCGCACAATTGGGATCAGTATGAAGGGTATCGCAGGTTGTTACATGGCAACAGACATGGCTACGCCTGGTATCGTAAAACCTTTACAACTACAGCTCAAAAAACAGGTAAACGTTTCTTTCTTTATTTTGAAGGGGTTGGTTCGTATGCCAGCATATGGCTAAACGGTAAAAAGGTAGGTTACCATGCCGGTGGCCGTACCACCTTTACACTGGATGTAACGAATGTGATTAAATTAAACAACCAGTCTAATCTGCTGGCTGTACGTGCTGATCATCCAGTGAACATTCAAGACCTACCTTGGGTAGATGGTGGCTGTTCGACAGAACGTGGTTTCTCCGAAGGCTCGCAGCCCATGGGGATTTTCAGGCCGGTACACCTGGTTGTGACCAGCGATGTAAGGATCGAACCTTTTGGCGTGCACATCTGGAATGACAATAAAGTTTCCGAAAAATCGGCTATGCTGAAAATGGAAACGGAAATTAAGAATTATGGTACGACACCCCGTACAATAGAGGTTATCAATCAGTTGTTTGATAAGGATGGCAAGAAAATAAGCGAAAGTAAAAATGTAAATAAGCTATTGGCAGGAAGGAGTTTAACAGTAGTTCAGCAAACAGCAGACTTGAAGGGTGTAAAGCTATGGTCCTTAGAAAACCCTTATTTGTATACACTTAAAACGAGCATTATTGAAGGAAATAAAGTAATTGATGAATTGAGCACTCCTTATGGCATTCGCTGGATCAGCTGGCCTATAGGAGACCATCCTGCAGATGATAAACGGTTTTTATTGAATGGAAAACCTGTCTTTATAAATGGAGTGGCAGAATATGAGCACCTTATTGGTAACAGTCATGCTTTTAGTGCAGAACAGATCAGATCGCGCGTGATGCAAATTAAAGCCGCTGGTTTTAATGCTTTTCGCGATGCGCACCAGCCACATAATTTGCTTTATCAGGAGTATTGGGACAAGTTGGGGATTCTATCATGGACACAAATGGCAGCTCACATTTGGTATGATACACCTGAGTTCAGAGCCAATTTTAAATTATTGCTTACCGATTGGGTTAAAGAACGACGCAACAGCCCTTCAGTAGTATTGTGGGGATTAGAAAATGAGAGCACATTGCCCGAAGATTTCGCAAAAGAGTGTACAGAGCTCATTCGTAAGTTGGATCCTACGGCATCTGCTCAGCGAAAAGTAACAACATGTAATGGTGGTAAGGGGACAGACTGGGATGTACCGCAAAATTGGACAGGCACCTACGGTGGGGATCCTTTAACCTATGCTGATGATATACAAAGACAAGTGTTGATTGGTGAATATGGTGCCTGGCGTACACTTGACTTGCACACAGAAGGCCCTTTTATGCAGAAAGGGACGTATAGTGAAAATAACATGACCCAATTAATGGAAACCAAGGTCAGGCTAGCTGAATCAGTAAAAGATAAAACGGCTGGACATTATTTCTGGTTGTTCAATTCGCATGATAATCCGGGTAGGGTACAAGGTGGTGAGGGGTTGAGAGAATTGGATCGTGTAGGTCCTATAAATTACAAAGGAATGTTTACTCCATGGGAAGAACCATTGGATGTATTTTATATGTTTAGAGCCAACTATGCACCAAAACAAACAGAACCTATGGTTTATATTGTTTCGCATACCTGGCCGAAAAGATGGTTGAAACCGGGTAAAAAGGACAGTATTACTGTGTATTCCAATTGTGATGAAGTTGAGCTTTTTAACGATGTAAACGAGGCATCCTTAGGGAAAAGAAAACGAGGAGGTATTGGTACGCATTTCCAATGGGATGGAGTAATTGTACAATACAATGTACTTTATGCTGTGGGGTATGTAAATGGAAAGGCTGTGGCTAAAGATTATATCGTATTGAACAACTTACCAGTGGCGCCTCATTTTAATGAGTTTAATAAGGATGCTAAAAACATAACAGTTCCCGCAAAAGACTATACCTATTTGTATCGAATAAATTGTGGTGGACCGGAGTATAAAGATCAGAACGGACAACTGTGGTCGGCAGACAGACAACTAATTAATGGAGGTTTTGGTTCTCGATCCTGGACAACTAGTTTTCCCGGTATGCCGGCATTTTTTGCCAGTCAACGCCGTACATTCGATCCGATTAAAGGCACTATAGATTGGAAGTTGTTTCAAACTTTTAGGTATGGACGTGATCAACTTACCTATCATTTCCCTGTTCCTGACGGGGAATATCTGATAGAACTCTATTTTATAGAACCCTGGTTAGGTACTGGTGGAGGAATGAATGCTAAGGGGATGCGTTTGTTTGATGTCGCTGTAAATGGCCAAACATTACTTAAAGATGTAGATATATGGGCGGAAGTGGGGCATGATGCGGTTTTAAAGAAAACGGTAAAAGCGTGGGTTAAAGGCGGACAGCTTATTGTTTCCTTTCCTCAGGTAAAATCAGGACAGGCTGTGATTTCAGCGATTGCAATTGCCTCCACTACAAAAAATATAACACCGGTAAGGGAGAGTAACAGTATCATTGAGCTTGCAGGGGGTAGCGGCTTTAGATCCAGTACATGGATGGATCTTGGCGATCAGCAGTATGCTGATGATCCTGTGTATTTTACTTCATTACCTTCAGCCCTTTATGGTGCAGAATGGATACAAACATCTAATAAAACAAATGCTGCTTTACAATTTAAGGTTACGGCCGATGCGGATGTATATGTAGCCGTTGATACTCTTGTAATTAATCGACCGGCTTGGCTAGCCAATTTTGAGGATACCAAAACAACACTCCATAACAGCAGAGAACAAACTTTTAATATTTATAAAAAACGCTACCTCAAAGATGAAACCCTGAAACTGGATGGGAAATATACTATTGCTGTATTGCCATTAAGCAATATGCAGCCTGCATATGACCTTAAAACAGTAACCACCTACAAAGCAACGGATGCAAATCTTATAGGTAATGGATTGATAAAAGAGGAACTGATGGATAAGGTACGTGTTACATTTAAAAAGCCATCGGGCGATGTATTGGAATGGCACATTACAGTTGGTGTTGCCGATACTTACTCGCTTACGCTAAAATACCACAATCCATTTGAGCGCTCGTTAAAAGGAAAAATGGAAGTATTAACTATGGATGGTGCGGTACTAAAAGCGGCAGAGCATATAGAGTTTACACCAACTAAAAAGGGGAAATGGAATTATTTCAATACCAATACTGGTACAATGATCAATGCAGGTACTTATAAAGTAAGGCTAATTGCGGAAGATGCAGCAGGATTAAGTATGGATGGTCTTGATGTACAATAA
- a CDS encoding glycoside hydrolase N-terminal domain-containing protein has translation MKFISFPNLMSVVMINCLIITHVVAQQPSYQLWYNKPAVKWTDALPIGNGRIGAMIFAGVERDHIQFNEETLWTGGPRDYNHKGAAGYLAEIRKLLFEGKQSAAEKLAEEKFMGSQSGAGDRDKWTAEMKTGKGMQGNPAAESYDDQQWKTIKVPSYEGWETTVGLSGFDGAVWLRTTFDVPENWLGKNLVLDLNRIRDQDFTYVNGTLVGNTDGTTPRKYTIPAKLIKKGTNTIAIQVLNYFDKGGIAGYKDINRPIAVYPEGDQPEKGVSLVKEWKYKIQNDEPPVVSQFQASYQPFGDLFLNFKNQAVAVTNYKRKLDLSTAIASTSYTLNGVNYLREYFASQPNQAVVIRLTADKKGSISLDALLGSPHKYTAVKKINENTISLTLSVRGGVLKGQSQLKAVITKGKLLVGQGKLSITNADEVTLYLTAGTNFINDKNVSGNPAAACIKAIASLQNKTYAQIKSAHVKEYQKYYNPFSISFGKSENEGLPTDERIEKFAGSADAPFAALYVQYGRYLLISSSRPGTQPANLQGIWNDLLTPPWGSKYTTNINLEMNYWPTGILNLEPLNEPLFKKIQELAQNGAMTAKVHYNANGWVLHHNTDLWNGTAPINASNHGIWVSGAGWLSQHLWEHYQFTQDRAFLKNEAYPLMKQAAVFFVDFLIKDPKTGWLISTPSNSPENGGLVAGPTMDHQIIRTLFKNCIAASELLGTDAEFRKTLQQKLTLIAPNQIGKYGQLQEWLEDKDDTTNKHRHVSHLWGVHPGNDITWDTPDMMKAARQSLIYRGDEGTGWSLAWKINFWARFKDGDHAMKMVKMLISPAEKGGGAYVNLFDAHPPFQIDGNFGGAAGIAEMLLQSHTQFVELLPALPADIPEGEVNGICARGGFELNFKWSKGVLTALEISSKTGGVCLLRYGNKITSIATQKGEIYKLNGDLEKL, from the coding sequence ATGAAATTTATAAGTTTCCCAAACTTGATGTCTGTAGTAATGATCAATTGTTTAATCATTACACATGTTGTTGCCCAACAACCTTCCTATCAACTTTGGTATAACAAACCTGCAGTAAAATGGACTGATGCTCTGCCTATTGGAAATGGACGTATAGGAGCCATGATATTTGCAGGTGTGGAAAGGGATCACATTCAGTTTAATGAAGAAACCTTATGGACAGGTGGTCCTAGAGATTATAATCACAAAGGTGCTGCTGGCTACCTTGCCGAGATCAGGAAACTACTTTTTGAAGGTAAACAGAGTGCTGCAGAAAAGTTAGCTGAAGAAAAGTTTATGGGCAGCCAGAGCGGAGCGGGAGACAGGGATAAATGGACTGCGGAAATGAAAACCGGGAAAGGTATGCAGGGTAATCCGGCTGCAGAAAGCTACGATGACCAGCAATGGAAAACCATTAAAGTACCGAGCTATGAAGGCTGGGAAACAACAGTGGGACTATCGGGCTTTGATGGTGCAGTATGGTTGCGTACTACCTTTGATGTACCTGAAAACTGGCTGGGTAAAAACCTGGTGCTTGACTTGAATCGTATCCGCGATCAGGACTTTACCTACGTAAACGGAACGCTTGTTGGCAATACAGATGGGACTACACCAAGAAAGTATACCATTCCGGCTAAACTGATTAAAAAAGGAACAAATACAATTGCTATACAAGTATTGAATTACTTTGATAAAGGCGGTATAGCAGGTTATAAAGATATCAATAGACCTATTGCAGTTTATCCCGAAGGCGATCAACCCGAAAAAGGAGTTTCGTTGGTTAAAGAGTGGAAATATAAGATTCAGAATGATGAACCACCAGTAGTTTCACAGTTTCAGGCGAGTTATCAGCCATTTGGTGATCTGTTTCTGAACTTTAAAAATCAGGCTGTTGCCGTTACCAATTACAAACGCAAGTTAGATTTAAGTACAGCTATTGCCAGTACATCTTATACGTTAAATGGTGTAAATTATTTACGTGAGTATTTTGCCAGTCAGCCAAATCAGGCTGTCGTAATCCGTTTAACTGCTGATAAAAAAGGAAGCATTAGTTTAGATGCTTTACTGGGCAGTCCACATAAATATACTGCTGTTAAAAAAATAAATGAAAATACCATTTCATTGACCTTAAGTGTACGTGGTGGCGTTTTAAAAGGTCAAAGTCAGCTTAAAGCAGTTATTACAAAAGGGAAATTACTGGTTGGACAAGGTAAGTTAAGCATAACCAATGCAGATGAAGTTACCCTTTACCTTACTGCAGGTACCAATTTTATTAACGATAAAAATGTATCTGGAAATCCTGCTGCTGCCTGTATAAAAGCCATTGCTAGCTTACAAAATAAAACTTACGCACAGATTAAATCAGCACATGTAAAAGAATACCAAAAATACTATAATCCCTTTTCAATTAGTTTTGGAAAGAGCGAAAATGAAGGCTTACCTACCGATGAGCGCATAGAGAAGTTTGCAGGATCAGCCGATGCCCCCTTTGCGGCCTTATATGTGCAATACGGTCGCTATTTGTTGATTTCAAGCTCGAGACCCGGAACCCAGCCTGCAAATCTTCAGGGCATCTGGAATGATTTGCTAACTCCGCCATGGGGTAGTAAGTACACCACCAATATTAACCTGGAGATGAATTACTGGCCAACCGGGATTTTGAATTTGGAACCTCTGAATGAGCCTTTATTTAAAAAGATACAAGAACTCGCACAAAACGGTGCCATGACGGCAAAAGTACATTACAATGCAAATGGCTGGGTGTTGCATCACAATACCGATTTATGGAACGGCACGGCACCTATAAATGCTTCAAATCATGGGATATGGGTTTCTGGTGCAGGTTGGTTAAGTCAGCATTTATGGGAGCATTACCAGTTTACCCAAGACAGGGCTTTTCTTAAAAATGAAGCCTACCCCTTAATGAAGCAGGCGGCAGTTTTTTTCGTAGATTTCTTGATCAAAGATCCTAAAACAGGTTGGTTGATCAGTACACCATCTAATTCTCCGGAAAATGGAGGTTTAGTGGCAGGACCAACAATGGATCATCAGATCATCAGGACATTGTTTAAGAACTGTATTGCGGCCAGTGAATTGTTGGGAACTGATGCTGAATTTAGAAAAACATTACAACAAAAACTTACTCTGATTGCACCTAATCAGATTGGTAAATATGGACAGTTGCAGGAATGGCTTGAAGATAAAGACGATACTACTAATAAACATAGGCATGTCTCGCATTTATGGGGGGTACACCCGGGTAACGACATTACCTGGGATACGCCGGATATGATGAAGGCCGCGCGCCAATCCTTAATTTACAGAGGTGATGAAGGTACAGGGTGGAGCCTTGCATGGAAAATCAATTTCTGGGCAAGATTTAAAGATGGCGACCATGCTATGAAAATGGTGAAAATGCTGATTAGTCCTGCAGAAAAAGGTGGTGGTGCTTATGTGAATCTATTTGATGCTCATCCACCATTTCAGATTGATGGCAATTTTGGTGGCGCTGCAGGTATTGCCGAGATGCTTTTACAAAGTCATACGCAATTTGTTGAATTGTTACCAGCGTTACCTGCAGATATTCCGGAGGGAGAAGTGAATGGGATTTGTGCACGCGGTGGCTTTGAGTTAAATTTTAAATGGAGTAAAGGTGTGTTAACGGCACTGGAGATTTCTTCTAAAACCGGAGGGGTTTGTCTGTTGCGGTACGGAAATAAAATTACCAGTATCGCTACACAAAAGGGAGAAATATATAAATTGAATGGAGATTTGGAGAAATTATAA
- a CDS encoding glycoside hydrolase family 28 protein: MKFCNSYPVTRFFTIFIACCCAIVLNANAQPYYNVLKYGAKNDSSKLATSAIRRAIDAASKAGGGTVYFPAGKYLTGAIHLKSNITIFIDAGAELHFSDNFDDYLPMVKSRYEGVDVTSFSPLFYAYKAENIAIKGRGIIDGHGKKWWDFVEGYKEGQTRSKWQYQFDELNKDILMPDEPKQMKRGFLRPPFIQTMYCKNVLIEGISIRNSPFWTVNPEFCENVTVHAVTINNPHSPNTDGINPESCNNVHISNCHISVGDDCITIKSGKDEPGRKMAVPAENYTITNCTMLSGHGGVVIGSEMSGDVRKITISNCVFDGTDRGIRIKSARGRGGIVEEIRVDNIIMKNIGLQAIVLDLQYAKTVVEPISERTPRFRNIHFSNITAQVNQAAYLNGLEEMPIENISFNDINMEAKTGFDIHNSNRIEFHNVQVNTEIGPSVKVDNVKMLTINGLKSYEPHKNAAVIDLKNVNDAFIYNSFPVVGTEVYLKLSGEKIKNITLGNNNFSHAKTPVLTEREVTEAVRVISGDSIK; the protein is encoded by the coding sequence ATGAAGTTTTGTAATTCGTATCCTGTTACCAGATTTTTTACCATTTTTATAGCATGTTGCTGTGCAATAGTTCTTAATGCAAACGCACAACCTTATTACAATGTGTTAAAGTATGGTGCAAAGAATGACAGTAGCAAATTAGCCACTTCAGCTATTAGAAGGGCCATTGATGCAGCTTCAAAAGCTGGTGGAGGTACTGTCTATTTCCCTGCCGGGAAATATTTAACAGGAGCAATACACCTGAAAAGTAACATCACTATTTTTATTGATGCAGGAGCTGAGCTTCATTTTAGTGATAATTTTGATGATTATCTACCCATGGTAAAAAGCAGATATGAAGGGGTAGATGTAACTAGTTTCTCCCCTTTGTTTTATGCATATAAAGCAGAAAATATTGCCATTAAGGGTCGAGGCATCATAGATGGACATGGTAAAAAATGGTGGGATTTTGTAGAAGGTTATAAAGAAGGACAGACAAGATCTAAATGGCAATATCAATTTGATGAGCTCAATAAGGATATACTTATGCCTGATGAGCCAAAGCAGATGAAACGAGGCTTTCTTCGTCCGCCATTTATTCAGACTATGTATTGTAAAAATGTTTTGATAGAGGGAATTAGTATCCGTAATTCTCCTTTCTGGACGGTTAACCCCGAGTTTTGCGAAAATGTAACTGTTCACGCAGTAACGATTAACAACCCACATTCGCCAAATACAGACGGAATCAATCCTGAGTCTTGTAACAACGTACACATTTCTAATTGCCACATTAGCGTTGGGGATGATTGCATTACCATTAAATCGGGTAAAGATGAACCGGGCAGAAAAATGGCTGTTCCGGCCGAGAACTATACCATTACCAACTGCACCATGCTTTCCGGTCATGGGGGGGTGGTTATTGGTAGCGAAATGTCTGGTGATGTAAGAAAGATTACTATTTCTAACTGTGTATTTGATGGCACAGATCGGGGTATCCGTATCAAATCTGCACGTGGAAGAGGTGGCATAGTTGAAGAAATCAGAGTAGATAACATCATCATGAAAAATATAGGCCTACAGGCTATTGTGCTTGATCTGCAATATGCTAAAACGGTGGTTGAGCCTATCTCTGAGCGTACACCAAGATTCAGAAATATCCATTTTAGCAACATTACAGCGCAGGTAAATCAGGCTGCTTATCTAAATGGATTGGAAGAAATGCCTATTGAGAATATCAGCTTTAACGATATCAATATGGAAGCTAAAACGGGATTTGATATTCATAATTCCAACAGGATAGAATTTCATAATGTCCAGGTAAATACAGAAATCGGCCCTTCAGTAAAAGTCGATAATGTAAAAATGTTGACTATTAATGGGTTGAAGAGTTATGAGCCACATAAAAATGCAGCAGTAATAGATCTTAAAAACGTAAATGACGCGTTTATTTATAATTCTTTTCCGGTTGTGGGTACGGAAGTGTACTTAAAATTAAGTGGAGAAAAGATTAAAAATATAACGTTAGGAAATAATAACTTTAGTCATGCTAAAACTCCTGTTTTAACTGAGAGGGAAGTTACAGAGGCAGTAAGGGTTATTTCGGGAGATTCAATTAAGTAA
- a CDS encoding trehalase family glycosidase, whose amino-acid sequence MMNRKELIAIALFLLVGTGVFAQSQVTAKLKKYVTYFNSIDTEAVKNFVPNAQSYDWLAQNIPLLDCPDKVLEQNYYYRWWSFRKHLVKTPEGFIFTEFIEPVKHAGKYNSISCALGHHIYEGRWLKNTDYLKEYIDFWLYYADVGQSRQRFHQFSSWLDDAVYQNYLVTPDIAHLKRILPALDADYAKWEKERQLKSGLFWQFDVKDGMEESVSGSRKEENRRPTINSYMYGNAKALASIADIIGDKALVQKYNGKADELKKLVQDSLWDSKASFFKTGMAHGELANAREAIGFIPWDFNLPADQPIYAKAWDQLLDTGGFNAPWGLTTAERREPSFRTRGSGHNCEWDGALWPFASAQTLKGLANLLTNYKNHGKMTTKVFYDELHKYAKSHQKNGKPYLGEYQDEKNGEWLKGDNPRSSFYNHSTFCDLVINDLIGIKPRVDNAIGFYPLIPEGAWDWFQLDNISYHGKILKVLWDKTGKKYNKGKGLYIYANGKEIYHAANLKPAVIQLK is encoded by the coding sequence ATGATGAATAGAAAAGAATTAATAGCCATTGCCCTGTTTTTGCTGGTCGGAACTGGAGTTTTTGCGCAATCACAGGTCACGGCAAAGCTTAAAAAATATGTGACTTATTTTAACTCCATTGATACAGAAGCCGTCAAAAATTTTGTGCCAAATGCGCAATCTTATGATTGGCTTGCACAAAACATACCTTTGCTGGACTGCCCGGACAAAGTGCTGGAGCAAAATTATTATTACCGTTGGTGGTCTTTTCGCAAACATCTTGTAAAAACACCCGAAGGTTTTATCTTCACTGAGTTTATTGAACCTGTTAAACATGCCGGTAAATATAATTCTATTAGTTGTGCGCTGGGACATCACATTTACGAAGGCCGCTGGCTTAAAAACACAGATTATTTAAAGGAATACATAGACTTCTGGTTGTATTATGCTGATGTTGGTCAGAGCAGGCAGCGTTTCCATCAGTTTAGCAGTTGGTTGGATGATGCTGTTTATCAGAATTATTTAGTAACACCCGATATAGCTCATTTAAAACGCATTTTGCCTGCATTGGATGCCGATTATGCCAAGTGGGAAAAGGAAAGGCAGTTAAAGAGTGGTTTGTTCTGGCAGTTTGATGTAAAAGACGGCATGGAAGAGTCGGTGAGTGGATCGAGAAAAGAAGAGAACAGAAGACCAACAATTAACAGTTATATGTATGGAAATGCTAAAGCACTGGCTAGTATAGCTGATATTATTGGTGATAAGGCACTTGTGCAAAAATATAATGGTAAAGCTGACGAGCTTAAAAAATTAGTGCAAGATAGTCTTTGGGATAGCAAAGCAAGCTTTTTTAAAACCGGAATGGCCCATGGAGAACTGGCAAATGCACGCGAAGCGATAGGATTTATTCCATGGGATTTTAACTTGCCTGCTGATCAACCAATTTATGCTAAGGCCTGGGACCAGCTATTGGATACCGGAGGATTTAATGCACCTTGGGGTTTAACTACTGCTGAAAGAAGAGAACCTTCATTCAGAACCAGAGGCTCCGGGCATAATTGTGAATGGGATGGTGCTTTATGGCCTTTTGCCAGTGCCCAAACCTTAAAGGGGTTGGCTAATTTGCTTACCAATTATAAAAATCATGGTAAGATGACCACAAAAGTCTTTTATGATGAACTCCATAAATACGCTAAGTCTCATCAGAAGAATGGTAAACCCTATCTGGGGGAGTATCAGGATGAAAAGAATGGCGAATGGCTGAAAGGTGATAACCCAAGAAGCAGTTTTTATAACCACTCTACTTTTTGCGATTTAGTAATTAATGATTTGATCGGTATTAAACCAAGGGTAGATAATGCCATTGGATTTTATCCTTTAATTCCGGAAGGGGCTTGGGATTGGTTTCAACTGGATAACATCTCATATCACGGAAAGATTCTTAAAGTATTATGGGATAAAACCGGTAAGAAATACAATAAAGGAAAAGGGTTGTACATCTATGCCAACGGAAAAGAAATTTATCATGCTGCGAACTTAAAACCTGCAGTAATTCAACTTAAATAA
- a CDS encoding ThuA domain-containing protein has translation MKSIGIVFILCFITIGCFAQKKNHILIITGGHGFKQIPFYNMFDSLGNISYDKLKQPEANELIASPAVDKYDALVFYDMYDTITPPQKQAYLKLLNKGKAMIFLHHSLVSYQKWDEFQRIIGGKYYTEPTVINGDTLSSNYQHDVIIPVKIEDPKHPVTRGLKDFEIHDEVYGRFGIQPGIKPLLSTTHPGSSRYIAWINPYGNNKVLFIQLGHGPEAFANPNYRKLLKQGIEWSVAQHKK, from the coding sequence ATGAAATCAATAGGAATCGTCTTCATACTCTGCTTTATCACCATAGGTTGTTTTGCGCAGAAAAAAAATCATATTCTTATCATTACCGGAGGCCATGGATTTAAACAGATACCATTTTACAATATGTTTGACTCCCTGGGCAATATCAGTTATGATAAACTAAAACAACCTGAAGCTAACGAACTGATCGCTTCTCCTGCGGTTGATAAATACGACGCCCTGGTTTTCTATGATATGTATGATACAATCACGCCTCCACAAAAACAAGCCTACCTGAAATTATTGAATAAAGGAAAGGCAATGATTTTTCTGCATCATTCACTTGTATCTTATCAGAAATGGGATGAATTTCAACGGATTATAGGTGGCAAGTATTATACAGAACCAACAGTCATAAACGGTGACACATTAAGCTCCAACTATCAACATGATGTAATTATTCCGGTAAAAATTGAAGACCCAAAACATCCGGTTACCAGAGGACTTAAAGATTTTGAAATCCATGATGAAGTTTATGGTCGATTTGGTATTCAACCTGGCATAAAACCTTTACTCAGTACAACTCATCCGGGGAGCTCACGTTATATCGCATGGATTAATCCATACGGGAATAACAAAGTGCTTTTTATACAACTTGGACATGGACCAGAAGCTTTTGCCAATCCTAATTACAGAAAATTGTTGAAACAGGGAATTGAATGGTCTGTGGCCCAGCATAAAAAATAA